The sequence TCTGGGCCTGCTGCTGGCCCTGTTGATGGTGGCGCAATGGCCCCCCTCCTACACGGCAGAAGCGGTGGTGCTGGTCGATCCGGAGGCCCAGCCGAAGGTGGAGTTCGAGGAGTTGCTGACCGGCGCCACCCCGGACGACCAGCGTCTCAGCAGCGAGGTGCTGGTGCTGCGCGCGCCGGATCTGGCGGCCAGCGTGGTCCGCCGCCTGAACCTCGCCGCCCGGCCGGATTTCAACCCCGATCTGCCGCAACGCCTGCCGCCCTATGCGCTCTGGCGGGCGCTGCCGGCGGACTGGGTCGCGGCCGTGGCCGGCTGGTTGGGTCTGGTCGCGCCGGAGCCGCCCCTGGCGCCGGAGGCGCGGCTGGAGGCGAAGGCGCAACGGGTGCTCGCCGCCTTCGCCGACCGGCTGGAGGTGGAGCGTATCGGCCGCAGCCACGCCCTGCGCATCGCGGTGACCGGCCACGATGCCGGCCTTGCCGCCGACGCCGCCAACGCCCTGGCCGACGCCTATCTGGACCAGCAGTTGGCGGCCAAGCACGCAGCCACGGCGGAGGCCAGCGCCTGGCTCGACAAGCGCATCGCCGACCTGCGCGCCCGGGCGGAGGAGGCGGAGCGCGCGGTGGAGGACTATCGCGTCGCCACCGGCCTGATCGACGCCAACGGCTCCACGGTCACGACCCAGCAACTGGCGGAGTTGAACACCCAGCTCGTCACGGCGCGGGCGGAGACGGCGGCGGCCCGGGCCCGGCTGTCCCAGGTGCGGGCGGAATTGCGGCAAAGCGGCGATGCCCTCGCCGCGGCCGAAGTCCTGTCCTCGCCGCTGATCCACCGCCTGAAGGAGCAGGAGGTGGAGGTGCTGCGGCAGCGGGCGGAACTGGCCCAGGAATACGGCCCCAAGCATCCGCGCATGCTCAGCGTCCAGGCGGAACTGGCGGACATCCAGGCCAAGATCGCTGCGGAGGTGCGCCAGATCGTGGCCGGCCTCAGCAACGCCGTGGCCGTCGCCGAGGCCCAGGAAGCGGCCCTCCGCGCCGCGCTCCGCCACACGGAGGCCGCCGCCGCCGACCAGGGCAAGGCCCAGGTGCGCCTGCACGCGCTGGAGCGCGAGGCGGAGGCCGCCCGCGACCTGTTGCAGACCTTCCTGCTGCGCACCAAGCAGACCGGCGACCAGCAGGAGATCCAGCGCCCGGATGCCCGCATCATCGCCCGCGCCAGCCCGCCGGAGCGGCCGTCGGA comes from Alphaproteobacteria bacterium and encodes:
- a CDS encoding GumC family protein, producing MTPLHPATEPHPAPGAGPRPPRRRAPTARPPQGADGAPPSSAPWLQREWDLPALVGLLWRRRWLVAAAVGLGLLLALLMVAQWPPSYTAEAVVLVDPEAQPKVEFEELLTGATPDDQRLSSEVLVLRAPDLAASVVRRLNLAARPDFNPDLPQRLPPYALWRALPADWVAAVAGWLGLVAPEPPLAPEARLEAKAQRVLAAFADRLEVERIGRSHALRIAVTGHDAGLAADAANALADAYLDQQLAAKHAATAEASAWLDKRIADLRARAEEAERAVEDYRVATGLIDANGSTVTTQQLAELNTQLVTARAETAAARARLSQVRAELRQSGDALAAAEVLSSPLIHRLKEQEVEVLRQRAELAQEYGPKHPRMLSVQAELADIQAKIAAEVRQIVAGLSNAVAVAEAQEAALRAALRHTEAAAADQGKAQVRLHALEREAEAARDLLQTFLLRTKQTGDQQEIQRPDARIIARASPPERPSEPRQALVLGGFGAVSLLLGLAAALLLGLREQGLGDRGFGAAAALRVRLGVPVLGAVPQQKARRGATPADAVADAPLGAIAEALRMVASGLAGAPSCWSRRRRRRRARPLSRWRSPAPWRPRGGGCCWSMPMCGGPASAIWSGWSACPAWPEALGGAAPARPWRWPATGCAGCTSCRPAPPPRGWRRLAPATRPCWPACWRTGACGLTT